In Myxococcus stipitatus, the following are encoded in one genomic region:
- a CDS encoding TonB-dependent receptor, producing the protein MHLNRVLRETGVVLAAGLLYGSAAFAQSSTMIGTVIDSQSRQPVADVVVTATSPNLQGEQMVVTDAQGNYRIPQLPPGVYTLRFEKEQYKPYARSDVQLRLNRTIRVNVELLPESLGEVVEIVGAPPTIDVGSTTTGVNVDQEFIKRIAVARPGGKAGATRSFESLAELAPGAQNDQYGVSINGATSPENGYVVDGLSTNDPAYGVNASPMSIEFVQDVNIITGGYMPEFGRSTGGVINAVTRSGSNEFHGSVFANWTPGALEGERKTIRAEGSVISGLNELQNMGDFGATLGGPIIKDKLWFFAGFTPSFTRYQHTRTLNALRLDPTTGETITDSSGFSVTDPIRGSDRKYFADARTVQYMGKLTYLINQDHNVSFALNGTPTTSGGLGKLVINPQSGGLPGAIRARPGDFGQLENNANATALALKYAGAFMDKKVLVDATFGWFHQTASSLPADGSKLGSSQGLAGYSRMEYASPRRLTVFEGLPAGQEAACEPVILNAGTPDEEIHERCPVTSYLVGGPGYMSESKLDRYQANAKATYLLNALGTHVLKAGVDAEFLSYDQLKAYGGGVYFSEGSNYGAVGASVPTYNNGQPYVGNTVRDFRRYGYQASPDSPITQLTQQGKTTSTTVGGFLQDSWSIVNRVTLNLGVRYDVQAMYGGDGELALILGNQWSPRLGAIVDPFANGRTKFFVNYARYYEQVPLNMMDRAFPGERRYEARRAFAEPGESGGCDPSRRESQETDCRNPNYVVNLPEGNRNPNRLYTGGKVENEPIDPDIKPQSSEEVVVGAEYELIANTRVGASYTHRNMNMVIEDMSRDDGNSYFLGNPGSGFAKEFPKPVRNYDNVTVYLNRTFSDGWLAQANYTWSRLNGNYPGLFRPETAQLDPNILSDFDLISLLTNRTGLLPFDRTHQIKVFGAKEFNFTNALSANVGVSYRGNSGTPINYFGAHSIYGEDESFVLPRGAGGRTPWINTIDSNIGVNYRVSKDSVLSVTLDIFNLFNFQGITGVDQTYTRLPVAPIANGTPGDLPGNVTWQTGEERDEPFGTVDGDINPNFKNPTAYQAPRQMRLGVRYTF; encoded by the coding sequence CCGTACGCGCGTTCTGACGTCCAGCTGCGTCTGAACCGCACCATCCGTGTCAACGTCGAGCTGCTCCCCGAGTCCCTCGGTGAGGTCGTCGAGATCGTCGGCGCGCCGCCGACCATCGACGTGGGCTCCACGACCACGGGCGTCAACGTGGATCAGGAGTTCATCAAGCGCATCGCGGTCGCCCGTCCGGGCGGCAAGGCGGGCGCGACTCGCTCCTTCGAGTCCCTGGCCGAGCTGGCGCCTGGCGCCCAGAACGACCAGTACGGTGTCTCCATCAACGGCGCGACCTCGCCTGAGAACGGATACGTGGTGGACGGTCTGTCCACGAACGACCCGGCCTACGGCGTGAACGCCAGCCCGATGAGCATCGAGTTCGTGCAGGACGTGAACATCATCACCGGCGGTTACATGCCGGAGTTCGGTCGCTCCACGGGCGGTGTCATCAACGCGGTGACCCGGTCGGGCTCCAACGAGTTCCACGGAAGCGTCTTCGCGAACTGGACCCCGGGCGCGCTGGAAGGTGAGCGCAAGACCATCCGCGCCGAAGGCTCGGTCATCAGCGGCCTCAATGAGCTGCAGAACATGGGTGACTTCGGCGCGACCCTCGGCGGTCCTATCATCAAGGACAAGCTGTGGTTCTTCGCCGGTTTCACGCCGTCGTTCACGCGCTACCAGCACACCCGCACGCTGAACGCGCTTCGCCTCGACCCGACCACGGGTGAGACGATCACGGACAGCTCCGGCTTCTCCGTCACGGATCCCATCCGCGGCTCGGATCGGAAGTACTTCGCCGACGCCCGGACCGTGCAGTACATGGGTAAGTTGACGTACCTCATCAACCAGGACCACAACGTCTCGTTCGCCCTCAACGGCACCCCGACGACGTCCGGCGGCCTTGGCAAGCTGGTCATCAACCCCCAGTCCGGCGGCCTGCCGGGTGCGATCCGGGCGCGTCCGGGCGACTTCGGTCAGCTCGAGAACAACGCCAACGCCACCGCGCTCGCCCTGAAGTACGCCGGCGCGTTCATGGACAAGAAGGTCCTGGTCGACGCGACGTTCGGCTGGTTCCACCAGACGGCGTCCTCGCTGCCCGCCGACGGCAGCAAGCTGGGCAGCAGCCAGGGGCTCGCGGGCTACTCCCGCATGGAGTACGCGTCGCCTCGTCGCCTGACGGTGTTCGAGGGCCTGCCCGCCGGGCAGGAGGCCGCTTGCGAACCGGTCATCCTGAACGCCGGTACGCCGGATGAGGAGATCCACGAGCGCTGCCCCGTGACCAGCTACCTGGTCGGTGGCCCGGGCTACATGAGCGAGTCCAAGCTGGACCGCTACCAGGCCAACGCGAAGGCGACGTACCTGCTGAACGCCCTGGGCACCCACGTGCTGAAGGCCGGCGTGGACGCTGAGTTCCTGTCCTACGACCAGCTCAAGGCCTACGGCGGCGGCGTGTACTTCTCCGAAGGCTCCAACTACGGAGCGGTGGGCGCCTCGGTGCCGACCTACAACAACGGTCAGCCCTACGTTGGCAACACCGTGCGCGACTTCCGTCGCTACGGCTACCAGGCGTCCCCTGACAGCCCCATCACCCAGCTGACCCAGCAGGGCAAGACCACGAGCACCACGGTCGGCGGCTTCCTCCAGGACTCCTGGTCGATCGTCAACCGCGTCACCCTGAACCTGGGTGTTCGTTACGACGTGCAGGCGATGTACGGCGGTGACGGCGAGCTGGCGCTCATCCTGGGCAACCAGTGGTCGCCTCGCCTCGGCGCCATCGTCGACCCGTTCGCCAACGGCCGCACGAAGTTCTTCGTGAACTACGCTCGCTACTACGAGCAGGTTCCGCTGAACATGATGGACCGCGCGTTCCCGGGTGAGCGTCGCTACGAGGCCCGCCGCGCGTTCGCGGAGCCGGGTGAGTCCGGTGGCTGCGACCCGTCGCGTCGCGAGAGCCAGGAGACGGACTGCCGCAACCCGAACTACGTCGTCAACCTCCCGGAAGGCAACCGCAACCCGAACCGCCTCTACACGGGCGGCAAGGTTGAGAACGAGCCGATCGACCCGGACATCAAGCCGCAGTCGTCCGAGGAAGTCGTGGTGGGTGCTGAGTACGAGCTCATCGCGAACACCCGCGTGGGCGCCAGCTACACGCACCGCAACATGAACATGGTCATCGAGGACATGAGCCGCGATGACGGTAACTCGTACTTCCTCGGTAACCCGGGCAGCGGCTTCGCCAAGGAGTTCCCGAAGCCGGTGCGTAACTACGACAACGTCACCGTCTACCTGAACCGTACGTTCTCGGACGGCTGGCTGGCCCAGGCGAACTACACCTGGTCGCGCCTGAACGGTAACTACCCCGGTCTGTTCCGTCCGGAGACGGCTCAGCTCGATCCGAACATCCTCTCGGACTTCGACCTGATCTCCCTCCTGACCAACCGCACGGGTCTGCTGCCCTTCGACCGTACGCACCAGATCAAGGTGTTCGGCGCGAAGGAGTTCAACTTCACGAACGCCCTGTCGGCGAACGTGGGTGTCTCCTACCGCGGCAACTCCGGTACGCCGATCAACTACTTCGGCGCGCACTCGATCTACGGTGAGGACGAGTCCTTCGTTCTTCCCCGCGGCGCGGGCGGCCGGACGCCCTGGATCAACACGATCGACTCCAACATCGGCGTCAACTACCGCGTCAGCAAGGACAGCGTGCTGTCCGTGACCCTGGACATCTTCAACCTCTTCAACTTCCAGGGCATCACCGGCGTGGATCAGACGTACACCCGGCTCCCTGTGGCCCCGATTGCCAACGGCACGCCCGGCGACCTGCCGGGCAACGTGACCTGGCAGACGGGTGAGGAGCGCGACGAGCCGTTCGGGACCGTGGATGGCGACATCAACCCGAACTTCAAGAACCCGACCGCCTACCAGGCGCCGCGTCAGATGCGTCTCGGCGTCCGGTACACGTTCTAG
- a CDS encoding radical SAM protein — MEGRYSLIHHVRSLLEDEQGTLFKEAPFRVALCYPSPYHVGMSSLGFQAIYREIHEHAGATAERVFLPDDVEAFKRTRAPLFSWESQAPVSSFAMLAFSVAYELELTGLFSMLELAGLPLLAEERKDGRHPLVVAGGPLTFSNPDPLEPFVDVLVQGESEDLIHVLVEAAATLDREALLDHLARIPGFRVPGRGGQRYHVARAMDSRLPARSQIVTPHTELRSMFLIEPERGCSRGCHYCVMRRTTNGGMRTVPPERVLSLIPDHARRVGLVGAAVTDHPRIVELLRTIVDSGREVGVSSLRADRLTQELVNQLRRGGATNLTVAADGASQRMRDMVDRKHSEEQIVRAAEFARTAGMKQLKVYNVVGLPFEGEEDIDELIRFTTELSRILPVALGVAPFVAKRNTPLDGAPFAGIREVESRLERLRKGLRGRAEVRPTSARWAWVEYMLAQCGPEGGLAAMDAWRAGGSFSAWKKAFEGRGCEPYLARRVEDGRRNPTLWPTVPKVAPATSAA, encoded by the coding sequence ATGGAGGGCCGTTACTCACTCATCCACCACGTCCGCTCGCTGCTGGAGGACGAACAGGGCACCCTCTTCAAGGAGGCGCCCTTCCGCGTGGCGCTTTGCTACCCGAGCCCCTACCACGTGGGGATGAGCTCGCTGGGCTTCCAGGCCATCTACCGCGAGATTCATGAGCACGCGGGGGCAACGGCCGAGCGTGTCTTCCTCCCTGACGACGTGGAGGCGTTCAAGCGCACCCGCGCGCCCCTGTTCTCCTGGGAGTCACAAGCGCCGGTCTCCAGCTTCGCCATGCTGGCGTTCTCCGTCGCGTACGAGCTGGAGCTGACGGGGCTCTTTTCCATGCTGGAGCTGGCGGGGCTCCCGCTCCTGGCGGAGGAGCGCAAGGACGGACGCCACCCCCTGGTGGTGGCTGGCGGCCCGCTGACGTTCTCCAATCCGGATCCGCTGGAGCCCTTCGTGGACGTGCTCGTCCAGGGCGAATCCGAGGACCTCATCCATGTCCTGGTGGAGGCGGCGGCCACCCTGGATCGTGAGGCGCTGTTGGATCATCTGGCGCGCATCCCGGGCTTCCGCGTTCCAGGGCGGGGTGGCCAGCGCTACCACGTCGCCCGTGCGATGGACTCACGGCTGCCCGCCCGGTCTCAAATCGTCACCCCGCATACCGAGCTTCGGTCGATGTTCCTCATCGAGCCGGAGCGGGGCTGCTCTCGGGGCTGCCACTACTGCGTCATGCGGCGTACCACCAACGGTGGGATGCGCACGGTGCCTCCGGAGCGGGTGCTGTCGCTCATTCCGGACCATGCCCGGCGGGTGGGCTTGGTGGGCGCGGCGGTGACGGACCATCCCCGCATTGTCGAACTCTTGCGCACCATCGTGGATTCGGGGCGCGAGGTGGGGGTGTCCTCGCTCCGCGCGGACAGGTTGACCCAGGAGCTGGTGAACCAGCTGCGCCGGGGCGGCGCGACCAACCTGACGGTGGCGGCGGATGGGGCCTCGCAGCGGATGCGGGACATGGTCGACCGCAAACACTCGGAGGAGCAGATTGTGCGCGCCGCGGAGTTCGCGCGCACGGCGGGCATGAAGCAGCTCAAGGTGTACAACGTGGTGGGGCTCCCCTTCGAAGGCGAAGAGGACATCGACGAGCTCATCCGCTTCACCACCGAGCTGTCTCGCATCCTGCCCGTGGCGCTGGGGGTGGCCCCCTTCGTGGCCAAGCGGAACACTCCGCTGGACGGGGCCCCCTTCGCGGGCATTCGTGAGGTGGAGTCGAGGCTGGAGCGGCTTCGCAAGGGATTGCGAGGACGCGCCGAGGTCCGCCCCACGTCCGCCCGGTGGGCCTGGGTGGAGTACATGCTGGCCCAGTGCGGTCCCGAGGGGGGACTCGCGGCGATGGACGCCTGGCGCGCTGGGGGGAGCTTCTCCGCGTGGAAGAAGGCCTTCGAGGGGCGGGGATGTGAGCCCTACCTGGCTCGGCGGGTCGAGGATGGGCGGCGCAACCCCACCCTCTGGCCCACGGTCCCCAAGGTGGCGCCGGCCACGTCCGCCGCGTGA